GGGGCAAGGGCGGCAAGGGGCTCGGCAAGGGCGGCGCCAAGCGCCACCGCAAGGTGCTGCGCGACAACATCCAGGGCATCACCAAGCCGGCCATCCGCCGCCTGGCTCGGCGCGGCGGCGTCAAGCGCATCTCGGGGCTCATCTACGAGGAGACGCGCGGCGTGCTCAAGGTCTTTCTGGAGAACGTGATCCGTGACGCCGTCACCTACACGGAGCACGCCAAGAGGAAGACGGTCACGGCCATGGACGTGGTCTACGCCCTCAAGCGACAGGGTCGCACCCTCTACGGCTTCGGCGGCTAAACTCGGTTCTTGTTACGTTTTAACGCTTTTACAACACAAAGGCTCTTTTCAGAGCCACCCACAAATGTCTTAAAAAGAGCTTTAATCGCTAGTTGCGTCTGCTTTATTTCGCTTTTCGGCTTGCAGGGTAAGGGAGAATGGATTCTCTTCTCGGCTTTCCCCCAGACTACCGCTGCTTGCCCCCCCCAACCCACTCCTAAGGTCTTCCCAGGGGGAATGTCTCGCTTTCAAGTAGGTGGGAAGGAGCTGATCTCTACTCGGCAAACTAAATGAGGGCGCGACGCGTGTGGCGCTTGACTGCCGACTCTCGCTGCTGCGGGGAAATACGTTCGGCAAGTTACAGCCTTTATTTCCCCTAGTCTCTTCCACGCGGAGCGCCACCCGGTTAACCCAGACCCTCTTTTCAATGGCCGAGGGACGGGGCGCACACGCGAGGAAAATCAAAGGCCGTGGGCCGGGTAGGTCGGGGCCAACCGCCGCTGCCGCGGCACCACTTTTACCGCCACGGccgggaaggggaagggagctCCTGAAATGGCGGCACTCTTCCCTGCCATTCGGTGGGCGGGACGGAGCGGGAAGAACAAACAGCGAAGAGCACCCCTTAGCGCTGCTCTAGGGACCGCACACCAAAGACGCTGCGAGCCCCCCGCAGCGCGGTGCTCTAAAGCCCCCCCCGCCCGTCCCCGCCCTGCTTCTGAGGCTGCCTGTCCTCTAGGCACCGCTCCCGCCTACACCCACCACAGCACAGCGCCGTACACCCCGGCAGCTGTAGACGGTGACCTGCTCAGTGACCGACACACACAAGGGGCAcaaggggctggcagggctggacactACGGAAGGAAGGCTCGCTTTCCCCCCAGTTATCCCTGGATTCCCACTACCTTGGGCACTGAAAAGCGCTTGCCGTGGGCTGCCTGGGCCTGCTCCGTAACACAGAGACAACAGCTCTCTCCAGTGGAATTGAGGTGGCTCTTAAAAGAGCCTTTCGGTTTAAAGTAGAAAGGGCAGGAGACTCAGGCGCGCTCTCCGCGGATGCGGCGGGCCAGCTGGATGTCCTTGGGCATGATGGTGACGCGCTTGGCGTGGATGGCGCAGAGGTTGGTGTCCTCGAAGAGCCCCACCAGGTAGGCCTCGCTGGCCTCCTGCAGCGCCATGACGGCCGAGCTCTGGAAGCGCAGGTCGGTCTTGAAGTCCTGCGCGATCTCGCGCACCAGGCGCTGGAAGGGCAGCTTGCGGATCAGCAGCTCCGTGGACTTCTGGTAGCGCCGGATCTCGCGCAGCGCCACCGTGCCGGGCCGGTAGCGGTGCGGCTTCTTGACGCCGCCCGTGGCCGGCGCGCTCTTGCGGGCAGCCTTGGTGGCCAGCTGCTTGCGGGGCGCCTTGCCGCCCGTCGACTTCCGCGCCGTCTGCTTCGTGCGCGCCATGGCTACACGCCCACTGTAGCGCGGCTACGGCAGCAAACAACCCGACAACAAAACAGAGCGCTGCTCCCACCTCGGTT
This portion of the Anomalospiza imberbis isolate Cuckoo-Finch-1a 21T00152 chromosome 5, ASM3175350v1, whole genome shotgun sequence genome encodes:
- the LOC137475036 gene encoding histone H4; translated protein: MSGRGKGGKGLGKGGAKRHRKVLRDNIQGITKPAIRRLARRGGVKRISGLIYEETRGVLKVFLENVIRDAVTYTEHAKRKTVTAMDVVYALKRQGRTLYGFGG
- the LOC137475037 gene encoding histone H3, giving the protein MARTKQTARKSTGGKAPRKQLATKAARKSAPATGGVKKPHRYRPGTVALREIRRYQKSTELLIRKLPFQRLVREIAQDFKTDLRFQSSAVMALQEASEAYLVGLFEDTNLCAIHAKRVTIMPKDIQLARRIRGERA